A stretch of the Desulfatirhabdium butyrativorans DSM 18734 genome encodes the following:
- a CDS encoding 1-acyl-sn-glycerol-3-phosphate acyltransferase: MRKRVIYTMLLSIKALSRMFYRFDIGWVGAPPPEDWWTKYNLVAFLNHTSLYEPLFVGWFPNRFLKRIAYNGVMPVAEKATRRPIMGYFFRMVANQVVQVTRKRDHSWQQLFDCLTNDAMVIIMPEGRMKRANGLDNSGKPMTVRGGIADIIQAIPEGKMLVALSAGMHHVQIPGQWVPKFFKTLRMRLQHLDLKQYRDHLLERAGLDGFKQAVIHDLQERRDRYCGSA, from the coding sequence ATGCGTAAACGAGTGATCTATACCATGCTGTTGTCGATCAAGGCCCTCAGCCGCATGTTCTATCGCTTCGATATCGGCTGGGTCGGCGCGCCGCCCCCGGAAGACTGGTGGACGAAATACAATCTCGTGGCGTTTTTGAACCATACCAGCCTGTATGAACCGCTGTTCGTGGGATGGTTTCCCAACCGGTTTCTCAAGCGCATCGCCTACAACGGTGTGATGCCGGTTGCGGAAAAGGCCACCCGAAGGCCGATCATGGGGTATTTTTTCCGCATGGTGGCGAATCAGGTGGTGCAGGTTACCCGGAAACGGGACCATTCCTGGCAGCAGCTCTTCGATTGCCTGACAAACGACGCCATGGTCATCATCATGCCGGAAGGGCGCATGAAACGGGCCAACGGACTGGACAACAGCGGAAAGCCCATGACCGTGCGCGGCGGAATCGCCGATATCATTCAGGCCATTCCGGAAGGCAAAATGCTGGTCGCCCTGAGCGCCGGGATGCATCACGTCCAAATCCCAGGCCAATGGGTTCCGAAATTCTTCAAGACGCTCAGAATGAGACTTCAGCACCTCGATCTCAAGCAATACCGGGATCACCTGCTGGAAAGGGCCGGATTGGATGGATTCAAGCAAGCGGTCATCCACGATCTGCAAGAACGCAGAGATCGCTATTGCGGTTCCGCATAA